One segment of Paraburkholderia caribensis DNA contains the following:
- a CDS encoding glycosyltransferase family 9 protein, with protein sequence MDWKNLLIETPVWLMARFHPSRFDPRNKTPREILILRPNDFGELLTTTPLFESLRKQFPSTRLIAGIGSWGRPILENNPYIDEIVELDAPWNNKIVADRSHKNVLRFLWKSPQIDALRARGGFDVAIDVLGSYMGALLMMRLGARYRIGVRGYRGGWSGCQAHVVYARRQAGRAALAQGELLGATALPEVRPQLFLTGDERARATQLWMANPPAGRPTVRIVAGVGAGVPTKAWPARQLGAALAQIAQALEQQGRACEIVIVGSAADQPRAAEAIAAAGPGASVRSVAGEVPMRVMFALVEQADVVLTNSTMLMHVAAAFRRPTVAVLGGSITKPDVHDAIWGYPPPYVSVTPENSADGQRLQAWPDVGRVVQAVSQSVATVDQPRTSLDAAA encoded by the coding sequence ATGGACTGGAAAAATCTGCTAATCGAAACGCCAGTCTGGCTGATGGCCCGCTTCCATCCATCGCGTTTCGACCCACGCAACAAAACCCCACGAGAAATCCTCATCCTCCGCCCCAACGACTTCGGCGAACTGCTCACCACCACCCCGCTCTTCGAATCGCTGCGCAAGCAGTTTCCATCGACACGCCTGATCGCCGGCATCGGCAGCTGGGGCCGTCCAATCCTGGAAAACAATCCATATATCGACGAAATCGTCGAACTCGACGCGCCCTGGAACAACAAGATCGTCGCAGACCGGTCGCACAAGAACGTCCTGCGCTTCCTGTGGAAGTCCCCGCAGATCGACGCGCTGCGCGCCCGCGGCGGCTTCGACGTCGCGATCGACGTGCTCGGCAGCTACATGGGCGCGCTGCTGATGATGCGGCTCGGCGCGCGCTACCGCATCGGCGTGCGCGGCTACCGCGGCGGCTGGAGCGGATGTCAGGCCCACGTCGTCTACGCGAGACGCCAGGCCGGACGCGCGGCGCTTGCGCAAGGGGAACTGCTAGGCGCGACCGCGCTGCCCGAAGTGCGCCCGCAACTCTTTCTGACGGGCGACGAACGCGCGCGCGCCACGCAACTGTGGATGGCAAACCCGCCAGCAGGCCGACCCACCGTGCGCATCGTCGCCGGTGTCGGCGCCGGCGTGCCCACCAAGGCGTGGCCCGCGCGCCAGCTGGGCGCGGCGCTCGCGCAAATCGCGCAAGCGCTGGAACAGCAAGGCCGCGCGTGCGAAATCGTGATCGTCGGCAGCGCGGCGGATCAGCCGCGCGCGGCCGAGGCCATCGCCGCAGCCGGTCCGGGCGCGTCCGTTCGCTCCGTGGCAGGCGAGGTGCCGATGCGCGTCATGTTCGCGCTCGTCGAGCAGGCGGACGTCGTGCTGACCAACTCGACGATGCTGATGCACGTCGCAGCCGCGTTCCGTCGTCCAACAGTCGCCGTCCTGGGCGGCAGCATCACGAAACCGGATGTGCACGACGCGATATGGGGTTATCCGCCGCCGTACGTGAGCGTCACGCCCGAGAATTCCGCCGACGGTCAGCGGCTGCAGGCATGGCCGGACGTCGGTCGCGTGGTGCAAGCGGTGTCGCAGTCCGTCGCCACAGTGGACCAACCGCGCACGAGCCTCGACGCCGCAGCCTGA
- a CDS encoding co-chaperone GroES, giving the protein MSLRPLHDRVIVKRLDQETRTASGIVIPDSAAEKPDQGEIVAVGPGRRGDDGKRIEPDLKVGERVLFGKYSGQSVKVDGDELLVLREEDIVAVVQS; this is encoded by the coding sequence ATGAGTTTGCGTCCGTTACATGATCGCGTGATCGTGAAGCGTCTCGATCAGGAAACCCGTACTGCATCGGGCATCGTGATTCCCGATAGCGCCGCCGAAAAGCCGGATCAGGGCGAAATCGTGGCCGTCGGGCCGGGCCGTCGCGGCGACGACGGCAAGCGTATCGAACCCGATCTGAAGGTCGGCGAACGCGTGCTGTTCGGCAAGTACTCGGGCCAGTCGGTGAAGGTCGACGGCGACGAACTGCTGGTGCTGCGCGAAGAAGATATCGTCGCGGTCGTTCAATCCTGA
- a CDS encoding LysR substrate-binding domain-containing protein gives MTEQSKNPQPGYATHAYPLADLTRALPPLTAFQSFVAAAQLGSISKAADHLCRTQGAVSRQIQQLEAHYRCALFVRHASGLTLTAEGSQLLTVAVSVLTQLVQHADIHASTASVVTVRLPSTFAIRWLLPRLADIHHALPGTELRISTSADDTPDFTTPDVDAIVVRGTGQWAGMDAVPLFAEHLTPMCTSEMAASLGSAADLADVTLLHPGRGHEEWRCWLDSVGARHIDADRGLVFDTLELTLTAAAEGHGVAIGDPRMARDRLRAKTLVTPFIDVAQNGLSYFVVYPSQRAAQSKIRALADVLFRLAQEA, from the coding sequence ATGACCGAACAATCGAAAAATCCGCAACCCGGGTATGCAACCCATGCATATCCATTAGCCGACCTCACGCGGGCGCTGCCGCCGCTGACAGCGTTCCAGTCATTCGTCGCCGCGGCGCAACTCGGGAGCATCAGCAAAGCCGCTGACCATCTGTGTCGAACGCAGGGCGCGGTGAGCCGGCAGATCCAGCAGCTGGAAGCGCACTACCGGTGTGCACTTTTCGTGCGCCACGCGTCGGGGCTGACGCTGACGGCGGAAGGAAGCCAACTGTTGACCGTGGCCGTAAGCGTACTCACGCAACTGGTTCAACACGCAGACATTCACGCCAGCACAGCGTCTGTCGTCACCGTGCGGTTGCCGTCCACATTCGCAATTCGCTGGTTGCTCCCGCGGCTGGCAGACATCCATCACGCGTTGCCTGGAACAGAACTGCGCATCTCCACATCCGCGGACGACACGCCGGATTTCACCACGCCTGACGTCGACGCCATCGTTGTTCGTGGAACCGGGCAGTGGGCGGGTATGGACGCGGTTCCGTTGTTTGCCGAGCACCTCACACCGATGTGCACAAGCGAAATGGCCGCATCGCTTGGCTCGGCAGCCGACCTTGCAGATGTCACATTGCTCCATCCCGGGCGCGGCCACGAGGAGTGGCGATGCTGGCTGGACAGCGTCGGGGCACGGCACATCGACGCGGACCGTGGGCTCGTTTTCGATACCCTCGAATTGACGCTCACCGCTGCGGCGGAAGGGCATGGAGTTGCAATAGGCGATCCCCGGATGGCGAGGGACCGCCTGCGGGCAAAGACACTGGTGACGCCTTTTATCGACGTGGCGCAAAACGGCTTGTCGTACTTCGTCGTCTACCCCTCCCAACGAGCCGCACAGTCCAAGATTCGCGCCCTCGCTGACGTCCTGTTCCGGCTTGCGCAGGAAGCGTGA
- the yghU gene encoding glutathione-dependent disulfide-bond oxidoreductase has product MNDQSEFVPPKVWSWDKQNGGRFASINRPVSGATHEKALPVGRHPLQLYSLGTPNGVKVTVMLEELLSAGHVGAEYDAWLIRIADGEQFGSGFVEANPNSKIPALVDRSGTEPVRVFESGAILLYLAEKFGAFIPRDPSQRAECLSWLFWQMGSAPYVGGGFGHFYAYAPTKMEYPINRFTMETKRQLDVLDKRLAENRFLAGDQYTIADIAVWPWYGGLAKGWLYDAAEFLSVDEYKHVQRWADEIYRRPAVQRGRMVNRVYGDPATQLHERHDASDFEARTEDKRTRS; this is encoded by the coding sequence ATGAACGATCAGTCTGAATTTGTGCCGCCAAAGGTGTGGAGCTGGGACAAGCAAAACGGCGGGCGTTTCGCCAGTATCAATCGTCCGGTTTCAGGCGCTACGCATGAGAAAGCGCTGCCTGTCGGCAGACATCCCCTTCAACTGTATTCGCTCGGGACGCCAAATGGCGTGAAGGTCACCGTAATGCTGGAGGAGCTCCTCTCGGCAGGCCATGTCGGTGCCGAGTACGATGCATGGCTTATCAGAATCGCTGACGGTGAGCAGTTTGGAAGCGGATTCGTCGAGGCAAATCCAAATTCCAAGATTCCTGCCCTCGTTGATCGCAGTGGCACCGAACCCGTGCGCGTCTTTGAGTCAGGCGCGATCCTCCTGTACCTCGCGGAGAAATTCGGCGCGTTTATTCCTCGCGACCCTTCACAACGTGCTGAATGCCTGTCCTGGTTGTTCTGGCAGATGGGCAGCGCCCCTTACGTCGGAGGCGGTTTTGGACATTTCTACGCCTACGCGCCGACCAAAATGGAATATCCAATCAACCGGTTCACAATGGAGACGAAACGCCAACTGGATGTACTGGACAAGCGACTTGCGGAGAATCGATTCCTCGCAGGCGATCAATACACGATTGCTGACATCGCCGTCTGGCCCTGGTACGGCGGGCTTGCGAAAGGATGGCTATACGATGCAGCTGAATTCCTGTCCGTGGATGAGTACAAGCACGTTCAGAGATGGGCAGACGAAATCTATCGACGGCCTGCCGTCCAGCGCGGCCGTATGGTCAATCGCGTCTATGGCGACCCCGCGACGCAACTTCACGAGCGTCATGACGCAAGCGATTTCGAAGCACGCACGGAAGACAAGCGAACAAGATCCTAG
- a CDS encoding alpha/beta fold hydrolase produces MAQPGSPSAASAGEAAAPWDQRANPTAVEADAWFDNYRFRDGETLPRLRIHYATLGTPHRNDQGAVDNAVLVLHWTGADSRTLLSPTYTKALFDPGRPLDANRYYLIFPDNVGHGQSSKPSDGLRAKFPNYDYGDIVDLQHKLVTETLGIRHLHAILGMSMGGMNAWQWAETYPDMMDGVMPVVSLPITVSGRNLLWRRMVIDAIRSDPEWKSGEYTQTPRGWIEGFGVLRMMIDSAPALQQEIPDGAAANKFLATTRFQAEHVDANDILYSLKSSFSYDPEPGLSRIKAKLFALNFSDDEFNPDTLRVLERVVPTLQHGRYVVQQGTPSSPGHFTMTRPDLWAQHVGEFMQWLGERSSQASHGDARAIPDSAGS; encoded by the coding sequence TTGGCGCAACCGGGCAGCCCGTCGGCCGCCTCCGCCGGTGAAGCGGCAGCGCCGTGGGACCAGCGCGCGAATCCAACGGCGGTTGAGGCCGATGCGTGGTTCGACAACTACCGGTTCCGGGACGGCGAGACGCTGCCCCGGTTGAGAATCCACTATGCAACGCTCGGCACGCCGCATCGCAACGACCAGGGTGCCGTCGACAACGCCGTTCTGGTCCTGCACTGGACCGGCGCAGACAGTCGAACGCTGCTGAGTCCGACTTACACAAAGGCACTCTTCGATCCAGGGCGTCCGCTCGACGCGAACCGCTACTACCTGATTTTTCCTGACAATGTGGGCCACGGCCAGTCGAGCAAACCGAGTGACGGGTTAAGGGCGAAATTTCCGAACTACGATTATGGTGACATCGTCGATCTCCAGCACAAGCTGGTGACCGAGACCTTGGGCATCCGTCATCTTCATGCGATTCTCGGCATGTCGATGGGCGGCATGAACGCGTGGCAATGGGCGGAAACCTATCCCGACATGATGGACGGCGTCATGCCCGTGGTCTCGCTACCGATCACGGTCTCGGGCCGCAATCTGTTGTGGCGGCGCATGGTGATCGACGCGATCCGCTCCGATCCTGAGTGGAAGAGCGGGGAGTACACGCAAACGCCCCGCGGCTGGATCGAAGGCTTCGGGGTGTTGCGAATGATGATCGACAGTGCGCCCGCGCTACAGCAGGAAATTCCAGACGGCGCGGCGGCGAACAAGTTTCTCGCGACCACCCGCTTTCAGGCGGAGCATGTCGACGCGAACGACATTCTTTATTCGCTCAAGTCATCGTTCAGCTACGATCCCGAGCCAGGACTTTCCAGGATCAAGGCCAAGCTGTTCGCCCTGAATTTCTCCGACGACGAATTCAACCCGGACACCCTGCGCGTTCTCGAACGGGTCGTGCCGACGCTTCAGCATGGCCGGTACGTGGTGCAGCAGGGCACGCCGTCGTCGCCGGGGCATTTCACGATGACCCGTCCCGACCTTTGGGCGCAGCATGTAGGCGAATTCATGCAATGGCTGGGCGAGAGATCCTCACAGGCAAGCCATGGCGACGCCCGGGCGATTCCGGATTCAGCCGGATCATGA
- a CDS encoding acyl-CoA dehydrogenase family protein has translation MSTIPAAPHDAASGADDAELDARFAPVFERIAAGSIEREQNRELAYEAVRWLKEAGFTALRVPKRYGGSGVSLPQFFRLLTRLGEADSNLPQILRLNSGFIESRLESDDEALRERWLPKIAAGETVGAAISERTGSTHNTVTLVADKGGNGWWLNGEKYYSTGALYADWIDVAAHDSTDDVRVVVRADAPGVARIDDWDGFGQRLTASGTTRFESVHVTDDQLLVRYKASEPRRNTSLTAFYQTVHLATLTGIARAVLRDGVAFAQGHTRTFGVPGRSSPRDNPLVHRVVGRLASLAYSAESITASVARSLESAYQARLAGHATKETYIALDIEAYQAQQIVIEQVLEAATLVFEVGGASATSETRRLDRHWRNARVLASHNPAIQREAAVGNYHLNGTPSNERFSLAHSRSELERAAAGQAVAVNG, from the coding sequence ATGAGTACGATTCCCGCCGCCCCGCACGACGCCGCCAGCGGCGCCGACGATGCGGAACTCGACGCACGCTTTGCGCCTGTATTCGAGCGGATTGCCGCCGGCAGCATCGAGCGCGAGCAGAATCGGGAACTCGCCTACGAAGCCGTGCGCTGGCTGAAGGAAGCGGGATTTACCGCGTTGCGCGTGCCGAAGCGTTATGGCGGCAGCGGCGTGAGCCTGCCGCAATTCTTTCGTCTTTTGACGCGGCTCGGCGAGGCCGATTCGAATCTGCCGCAGATCTTGCGGCTGAATTCGGGCTTTATCGAAAGCCGGCTCGAAAGCGACGACGAAGCACTGCGCGAGCGCTGGCTGCCGAAGATTGCGGCGGGCGAAACCGTTGGTGCGGCGATCTCCGAACGTACGGGCAGCACGCACAACACCGTCACACTGGTAGCGGACAAGGGCGGCAATGGCTGGTGGCTGAATGGCGAGAAGTACTACAGCACGGGCGCGCTCTACGCGGACTGGATCGACGTTGCCGCCCATGACAGCACCGACGACGTGCGCGTGGTGGTGCGCGCGGACGCACCGGGTGTCGCGCGCATCGACGATTGGGACGGATTTGGCCAGCGTCTGACGGCAAGCGGCACGACGCGCTTCGAGTCGGTGCATGTGACAGACGATCAGCTGCTGGTGCGTTACAAGGCGTCGGAGCCGCGCCGCAATACTTCATTGACGGCGTTCTATCAGACTGTCCATCTTGCGACGCTGACAGGCATTGCGCGGGCCGTGCTGCGTGACGGCGTGGCCTTTGCGCAGGGGCACACGCGAACCTTCGGCGTACCTGGCCGCTCCAGTCCGCGTGACAATCCGCTTGTGCATCGCGTAGTCGGGCGCCTCGCCAGTCTCGCGTATTCGGCGGAGAGCATCACGGCATCGGTCGCGCGCTCGCTGGAAAGCGCCTATCAGGCGCGACTCGCGGGACACGCAACGAAGGAAACGTATATCGCGCTCGATATCGAGGCGTACCAGGCGCAGCAAATCGTGATCGAACAGGTGCTGGAAGCGGCAACGCTGGTGTTCGAAGTGGGCGGCGCCTCGGCAACCAGCGAAACGCGACGGCTGGACCGTCACTGGCGCAATGCGCGCGTGCTGGCTTCGCATAACCCGGCGATCCAGCGTGAAGCGGCCGTGGGCAACTATCATCTGAACGGCACGCCGTCCAACGAACGCTTCAGTCTCGCGCATTCGCGCAGTGAACTGGAGCGCGCAGCGGCCGGTCAAGCGGTTGCCGTCAACGGATAA
- the groL gene encoding chaperonin GroEL (60 kDa chaperone family; promotes refolding of misfolded polypeptides especially under stressful conditions; forms two stacked rings of heptamers to form a barrel-shaped 14mer; ends can be capped by GroES; misfolded proteins enter the barrel where they are refolded when GroES binds), whose amino-acid sequence MAAKEVAFSDHARSKLVEGVNLLANAVKVTLGPKGRNVVLERSFGSPIVTKDGVSVAKEIELADKLQNIGAQLVKEVASKTSDAAGDGTTTATVLAQAIVREGQKYVAAGLNPLDLKRGIDKAVIAAVEELAKISKPTTTSKEIAQVATISANGEESIGQRIAEAIDRVGKEGVITVEDGKSLADELDVVEGLQFDRGYLSPYFINNQDRQLAVLEEPFILLHDKKVSNIRDLLPVLEQVAKSGRPLLIIAEDVEGEALATLVVNNIRGILKTVAVKAPGFGDRRKALLEDIAILTGGQVIAEETGLTLEKATLAELGQAKRIEVGKENTTVIDGAGEKVNIEARVKQIRAQIAEATSDYDREKLQERVAKLAGGVAVIKVGGATEIEVKEKKDRVDDALHATRAAVEEGIVPGGGVALIRVKQAIAELKGANADQNAGINIVRRALEEPLRQIVANAGEEASVIVAKVAEGSGNYGYNAATGQYGDLVETGVVDPTKVTRTALQNAASVASLLLTTDATVHEAPKDAAPAAAPGGPGAGGPGFDF is encoded by the coding sequence ATGGCAGCCAAAGAAGTCGCTTTCAGCGATCACGCACGCTCGAAACTGGTGGAAGGCGTCAACCTGCTCGCCAATGCCGTCAAGGTGACGCTCGGCCCGAAAGGCCGCAATGTCGTGCTCGAACGGAGTTTCGGCAGTCCCATCGTCACCAAGGACGGCGTGTCCGTGGCAAAAGAAATCGAGCTTGCGGACAAGTTGCAGAACATCGGCGCGCAACTCGTGAAGGAAGTCGCGTCGAAAACCAGCGATGCCGCAGGTGACGGCACGACGACGGCCACCGTGCTCGCGCAGGCCATCGTGCGCGAAGGCCAGAAGTACGTGGCGGCAGGACTCAATCCGCTCGATCTGAAACGCGGCATCGACAAGGCGGTGATCGCCGCCGTCGAAGAACTCGCGAAGATCAGCAAGCCGACCACCACCAGCAAGGAGATTGCACAGGTTGCGACCATCTCGGCAAACGGTGAAGAATCGATCGGTCAGCGCATTGCAGAAGCCATCGACCGCGTCGGCAAGGAAGGCGTGATCACCGTCGAAGACGGCAAGTCGCTGGCCGACGAACTCGACGTGGTCGAAGGCCTGCAATTCGATCGCGGCTATCTGTCGCCGTATTTCATCAACAATCAGGACCGCCAGCTCGCCGTGCTCGAAGAGCCGTTCATCCTGCTGCACGACAAGAAGGTCTCGAACATCCGCGATCTGCTGCCCGTGCTCGAACAGGTGGCGAAGTCGGGACGCCCGCTGCTGATCATCGCAGAAGACGTGGAAGGCGAAGCGCTCGCGACGCTGGTCGTGAACAACATTCGCGGCATCCTGAAGACAGTGGCCGTCAAGGCACCCGGCTTCGGCGACCGTCGCAAGGCACTGCTCGAAGACATCGCGATTCTGACGGGCGGCCAGGTGATCGCAGAAGAGACCGGCTTGACGCTCGAAAAAGCCACGCTCGCCGAACTGGGCCAGGCCAAGCGCATCGAGGTCGGCAAGGAGAACACCACGGTCATCGACGGCGCAGGTGAGAAAGTCAACATCGAGGCACGCGTGAAGCAGATTCGCGCGCAGATCGCCGAGGCAACGTCCGACTACGACCGCGAGAAGCTGCAGGAACGGGTGGCGAAGCTTGCGGGCGGCGTGGCCGTCATCAAGGTGGGCGGCGCGACCGAGATCGAAGTGAAAGAGAAGAAAGATCGCGTCGACGATGCGCTGCACGCTACGCGCGCGGCCGTCGAAGAAGGCATCGTGCCGGGCGGCGGCGTGGCGTTGATCCGCGTGAAGCAGGCGATCGCCGAGCTGAAGGGCGCGAATGCCGACCAGAATGCCGGCATCAACATCGTGCGCCGTGCGCTCGAAGAACCGCTGCGCCAGATCGTCGCGAATGCAGGCGAGGAAGCGAGCGTAATCGTCGCCAAGGTCGCGGAAGGTTCGGGCAACTACGGCTACAACGCGGCCACGGGTCAGTACGGCGATCTCGTCGAAACGGGTGTCGTCGATCCGACCAAGGTCACGCGTACCGCGCTGCAAAATGCGGCATCCGTGGCCAGCCTGCTGCTGACGACGGACGCCACCGTGCATGAAGCGCCCAAGGACGCAGCGCCCGCTGCTGCGCCGGGCGGTCCGGGCGCGGGTGGTCCTGGCTTCGACTTCTGA
- a CDS encoding NmrA family NAD(P)-binding protein, whose product MPPHATSRIFVIGGTGAQGLPVISALVADGKYSVRALSRDPDSRRARALLALGNVSILKGTFADEAVLRAGMRGCDGAYVNLDGFNTGEKTEIYWAMRCYEIALEEGIKFFVYGNLDYALKKAGNDSRFRTGHYDGKGRVGEWILFQNQTNRDRMGAAVFTTGPYMEMAISAMTPMTPFVEDGVVTWRVPLGDGAVPHVALEDCGYYARWLFDHPERANGMDLEVAIEHVEYAKLADAFERVTGHPARYIDTDLDTYWNGPLKMAANLPAGYNADPNDKSTMSFRDNFTGFWNIWKHGVIRRDYALLDEIHPNRIRSVEQWLRREDERGRQQGKGSLWERVQPDVLFKSVPLLKLSEDGRKGAL is encoded by the coding sequence ATGCCTCCCCACGCCACTTCCAGAATCTTCGTCATCGGCGGTACAGGTGCGCAGGGTCTGCCTGTCATCAGCGCGCTCGTCGCGGACGGCAAGTATTCCGTTCGCGCCCTGAGCCGAGACCCCGATTCCCGGCGCGCCAGGGCGCTGCTCGCACTCGGCAACGTATCGATCCTGAAAGGCACGTTTGCCGACGAAGCCGTTCTGCGGGCGGGCATGCGCGGTTGCGACGGTGCGTACGTCAACCTGGACGGGTTCAACACCGGCGAGAAAACGGAGATCTACTGGGCAATGCGTTGCTACGAAATCGCTCTGGAAGAAGGCATCAAATTCTTCGTCTACGGCAACCTCGACTACGCGCTCAAAAAGGCTGGCAACGATTCCCGCTTTCGGACTGGCCATTACGACGGCAAAGGTCGCGTAGGCGAATGGATCCTGTTCCAGAACCAGACGAACCGGGACCGCATGGGCGCGGCCGTGTTCACCACCGGGCCGTACATGGAGATGGCGATTTCCGCGATGACGCCAATGACGCCGTTCGTCGAGGACGGTGTCGTCACCTGGCGCGTGCCGCTCGGCGACGGGGCGGTGCCACATGTCGCGCTGGAGGACTGCGGCTACTACGCGCGCTGGCTGTTCGATCATCCGGAGCGCGCGAACGGCATGGATCTCGAAGTCGCCATCGAGCACGTCGAGTACGCAAAGCTGGCCGATGCGTTCGAAAGGGTGACCGGGCATCCGGCGCGCTACATCGACACGGATCTGGACACTTACTGGAACGGCCCGCTCAAGATGGCGGCGAACCTGCCCGCCGGATACAACGCGGACCCGAATGACAAGAGCACGATGAGTTTCCGCGACAACTTCACCGGGTTCTGGAACATCTGGAAGCACGGCGTGATCCGCCGCGACTACGCGCTACTCGACGAAATCCATCCGAACCGCATCCGGAGCGTCGAGCAATGGCTTCGACGCGAAGACGAGCGTGGCCGGCAGCAAGGCAAAGGGAGTCTCTGGGAGCGGGTGCAGCCCGACGTCCTGTTCAAGTCGGTGCCGCTCCTGAAGCTGTCCGAAGACGGCAGAAAAGGCGCGCTCTAG
- a CDS encoding phosphate/phosphite/phosphonate ABC transporter substrate-binding protein — protein MNPIAALPMYNVSPALAADWHALLADVLRNVEPRAAIVEPEDLHAFWRSPDLLLSQTCGYPYVLGLHAHVQLIATPRFEAPGCEGANYSSVLVTRDDAPFDSIEACRGARAAFNSTDSNSGYNALRHSVAPHAKHGRFFGATLETGSHLGSLRAVAEDRADLAAIDCVTMAFARDAYPELTGRLRDIGYTRSSPGLPLIASTHVAPEQAEALRDALDEAVAAQPERAQRLRLKGFSRLPPEAYESIRQMENEARVANYARLA, from the coding sequence ATGAATCCGATCGCCGCTCTGCCGATGTACAACGTATCGCCCGCGCTCGCAGCCGACTGGCATGCACTGCTCGCAGACGTGCTGCGCAATGTCGAGCCGCGCGCCGCGATCGTCGAACCTGAGGACCTGCACGCGTTCTGGCGGAGCCCGGACCTGCTGCTGTCGCAGACCTGCGGTTACCCCTACGTGCTCGGGCTGCACGCGCATGTGCAACTGATCGCGACGCCGCGATTCGAAGCCCCCGGCTGCGAGGGCGCGAACTATTCGAGCGTGCTCGTCACGCGCGATGACGCCCCCTTCGATTCGATCGAAGCCTGTCGCGGCGCGCGCGCCGCCTTCAATTCCACCGATTCGAACAGCGGCTATAACGCCTTGCGGCACAGCGTCGCGCCGCACGCGAAGCACGGCAGGTTCTTCGGGGCCACGCTGGAGACGGGATCGCATCTCGGCTCGCTGCGCGCCGTTGCCGAAGATCGCGCGGACCTTGCCGCGATTGATTGTGTGACGATGGCCTTCGCGCGCGACGCGTATCCCGAACTGACGGGTCGCTTGCGCGACATCGGCTACACGCGCTCATCGCCGGGACTGCCGTTGATCGCGTCGACGCATGTCGCGCCTGAACAGGCGGAAGCATTGCGCGACGCGCTCGACGAAGCCGTCGCCGCGCAACCCGAACGCGCCCAACGGCTCAGGCTCAAAGGCTTTTCGCGCTTGCCGCCCGAAGCATACGAAAGCATCCGCCAAATGGAAAACGAGGCGCGCGTAGCGAACTACGCGCGCCTCGCATGA
- a CDS encoding nuclear transport factor 2 family protein — MDSSSEALYTRQVRNYLGELERGDVAAICALFTPDAQIFSPFLGWMRPAPFFAKVSAASGESRITPIDICVSTTGARRATGYFVYDWGLKDGTAVRFECVDVFEFDDDGLIERMVIVYDTHPIRSTVGDKYA, encoded by the coding sequence ATGGACTCATCGTCGGAAGCACTATACACGCGGCAGGTTCGCAACTATCTCGGCGAGTTGGAGCGCGGCGATGTCGCGGCGATCTGCGCGTTGTTCACGCCGGACGCCCAGATCTTCTCGCCGTTTCTCGGCTGGATGCGCCCTGCGCCATTCTTTGCGAAGGTCAGCGCAGCGTCTGGAGAAAGCAGAATAACGCCTATCGACATCTGCGTTAGCACGACGGGAGCCCGACGTGCGACCGGATACTTCGTCTATGACTGGGGGCTAAAAGATGGGACCGCGGTGCGTTTCGAGTGCGTCGATGTTTTCGAATTCGACGACGATGGGCTCATCGAGCGGATGGTCATCGTCTACGATACCCATCCGATTCGCAGCACGGTCGGTGACAAATACGCGTAG
- a CDS encoding winged helix-turn-helix transcriptional regulator, whose amino-acid sequence MRSKGFDGMVCPIAGVMAAIGDRWGLLILRDLVCGLSRYDEFRQSSGITNATLSDRLKHLEANGLVERRRYQANPERFEYLLTHKGWQIAPVMPVLAQIGDSLEVSGASAPPMKFVNRKTGAEVRWSFIDQETGEQTNPADLEIQAGPGADESVRWRLSQGNQRRQKADGNRSPAK is encoded by the coding sequence ATGCGCTCGAAGGGTTTTGACGGAATGGTGTGCCCGATTGCCGGTGTTATGGCGGCGATAGGCGACCGATGGGGCTTGCTGATACTGCGCGACCTGGTCTGCGGCTTGAGCCGTTACGACGAGTTCCGCCAGTCGTCCGGCATAACCAACGCAACGCTCAGCGACCGGCTCAAGCATCTGGAGGCCAACGGCCTCGTTGAGCGCAGGCGCTATCAGGCGAATCCCGAGCGATTCGAATATCTGCTGACTCACAAAGGCTGGCAGATCGCCCCCGTGATGCCGGTACTCGCGCAGATTGGGGACAGTCTGGAAGTTTCCGGAGCCTCGGCGCCTCCGATGAAGTTCGTGAATCGAAAGACAGGGGCCGAGGTACGGTGGAGCTTTATCGATCAGGAGACGGGGGAGCAGACCAACCCGGCGGATCTGGAGATCCAGGCAGGTCCCGGCGCGGACGAGTCGGTCCGGTGGCGGCTGTCGCAAGGTAATCAACGTCGTCAGAAGGCAGACGGAAACAGATCTCCCGCGAAATAG